One Coccinella septempunctata chromosome 1, icCocSept1.1, whole genome shotgun sequence DNA window includes the following coding sequences:
- the LOC123309371 gene encoding E3 ubiquitin-protein ligase RBBP6 yields the protein MDVPESSNEVTHESNCQVPLLGDTKLDSSNQDYNENESLSTDESSKTLFNIPLETQGEYVSQLIINGEVVNDSQANVSGDTTIEALSEVHNDSSELEAISLQDGSIEQVIVTTLSEIISCENDSMTTTACAMQSSKDLHLVESCDDIKTEAEVDISLKEEDSSLNSTNAMLDESLPSFIGEIDESVSLPPAEPLILDQDNIPHQNIVSTDEMDVSETEIASKNITDKTVLKNVAEDETSSENVSANEIVTENVAANEIATEKILEKEGIAENITENKTQTLSENLSSNVIVTENITVNEIDLTETPQTEIITTGESNIQYTVLPPGENSVYQEDGTLVVEYPLDTTAIGESQTTSLSEFIGTHKINITESSISNDPHVVEIVGNLVKREGNIIEMVEAPSEDESISAEVEVASDKGETVENTACEKQADSSKPPPKRRGRKATEGIPPHIVGHPIDKPTPDVINGKGLKPRLGVKIPYRKLASQIVSTSELQNHIIERARLKEEARSESEKKNLFTQKLTHRLAQSLLPKKDTASKTSDKTDSKESTEGDIQLIENILSVIPSTASENPIEEQATNPIEIVEQIVNEETSVSENVSGKESETEVAMPTSDSIEKAEIIFAECVKNSTNIESNSDLIAILEGDGEENSPIMNVPNIVEIVDTSENSSEIKAIEKEISLTEQKSSQPSTPQVREKKFFKSRESRIPDVSKEKAKESASKVKTSSINMTPKARVLAGKNEDPLKNNIFDIESTSVLKTLPKSGESKKNSVQDQGKGKSSGTVVEVEPQLKPAMVLKTYTRKRKSNDVATPEPPKKALVVSTPSTQAEAKIDCVTPAPSNVYVTKSSRVIKRKVIWDPDEAMPSVRSQSKILSKIETSAKTTPTIKTAAIQKQTPLKIAEKKMPEKEKQPEPSKAVAKTVDKKITKNTQDEKERKIIVEKPTVKKPEKLEGVKKTAVKPPEPEKITPQTKVVITSSLKISPARTPKKSTKRLTEIDKLLMDEGAVNMLYDINNSDDQKRRVSGRTSSTPTDKAQSQKELLDRTLEVKNELTQGTSTVSSTPKTLRKKEVVPSVKKDKEMKEPQTTASRKMSKDSTKSSTHSPPPSPAAFTPAEASRIIRRHSSSSFSSNDGLAQDQSVDTTEKEKEKPSKKREVPVEQPSETVDDVNTQEEQNKGKVAKKRAPFPPEAQPRKKMKRDEAVVANGEPSKPTEIVIKSEPGIITGALKTDPTKAFTVIKMNKHYMINLTYFGGENYLSVQLLRDLVVTLRELERTRNCSVVSINSQGPAFCLGIDYKELVESDEELRHKKILEMSNAVRDLLKCLLNFSKIIVAGVKGDCVGLGVTMLPLFDMIVATDTASFSTPYAKVGCPPEAGFLLSIPYQSNHGLASELLYTAQRMNADEAQRRGLVTKLFWPEKFDSEFRGLLTHISNLSKPALMVTKRQLRQAHQKTAETGITSNCKLLMKYWGVEECQKGFLNYNALTFDIDH from the exons ATGGATGTACCAGAAAGTAGTAATGAAGTAACCCATGAAAGCAATTGTCAAGTGCCACTCTTAGGGGACACCAAATTGGATTCATCAAATCAGGACTATAATGAAAATGAGAGCCTATCAACAGACGAAAGTTCTAAGACATTATTTAACATTCCCCTTGAAACACAAGGAGAGTATGTAAGTCAGCTTATCATAAATGGAGAAGTGGTCAACGATAGCCAGGCTAACGTTTCTGGGGATACAACAATTGAAGCATTGAGTGAAGTTCACAATGACTCTAGTGAACTTGAAGCTATTTCCTTGCAAGATGGAAGTATAGAGCAGGTGATAGTGACTACCCTCAGTGAGATTATCAGTTGTGAGAATGATTCTATGACAACAACTGCTTGTGCTATGCAGTCTTCTAAAGATCTGCATTTGGTTGAATCTTGTGATGACATTAAAACAGAAGCTGAAGTAGATATATCATTAAAGGAAGAAGATAGTAGTTTGAATTCTACAAATGCTATGTTAGATGAATCGCTACCATCTTTTATTGGCGAAATCGATGAATCAGTCAGTTTACCCCCAGCAGAACCTTTGATCTTGGATCAAGATAATATTCcacatcaaaatattgtaagCACAGATGAAATGGATGTATCTGAAACTGAAATCGCTTCAAAAAATATCACTGACAAGACTGTATTGAAGAATGTTGCTGAAGATGAAACTTCCTCAGAAAATGTGTCTGCTAATGAAATTGTTACTGAAAATGTAGCTGCAAATGAAATTgctacagaaaaaatattagaaaAGGAAGGTATTGCTGAAAATATTACCGAGAATAAAACTCAAACTTTGAGTGAAAATTTATCCTCGAATGTAATTGTTACTGAAAATATAACTGTGAACGAAATTGATTTAACTGAAACACCTCAAACAGAAATAATCACAACTGGTGAATCAAATATTCAGTATACTGTGTTGCCTCCTGGCGAGAACTCAGTTTATCAAGAAGATGGGACATTAGTTGTTGAATATCCCCTAGATACTACGGCAATAGGTGAGAGTCAGACGACAAGTTTGAGCGAATTCATTGGAACCCACAAAATTAATATTACTGAATCATCTATCTCTAATGATCCTCATGTTGTAGAGATAGTCGGAAATCTTGTAAAACGAGAAGGTAATATTATAGAAATGGTTGAAGCTCCTTCTGAGGATGAAAGCATATCTGCTGAAGTTGAAGTTGCCTCAGATAAAGGAGAAACAGTTGAGAATACTGCATGTGAAAAACAAGCTGATTCAAGCAAACCTCCTCCTAAACGAAGAGGTCGTAAAGCTACAGAAGGTATTCCTCCTCATATTGTGGGTCATCCCATTGACAAACCAACACCAGATGTTATTAACGGCAAAGGATTGAAACCAAGGTTGGGTGTTAAAATTCCTTATCGAAAATTAGCTAGTCAAATAGTGTCAACTTCTGAATTACAAAATCATATAATAGAACGTGCCAGATTGAAGGAAGAAGCTCGATCCGAATCAGAAAAGAAGAATCTATTCACACAAAAATTGACACATAGGTTGGCTCAAAGTCTTTTACCAAAAAAAGATACTGCTTCGAAAACAAGtgataaaactgattctaaGGAGTCAACAGAGGGAGATATTCAattgattgaaaatatattGTCTGTTATTCCTTCAACAGCTAGTGAAAATCCAATTGAGGAGCAAGCAACAAATCCTATTGAAATTGTAGAacaaattgtgaatgaagagacaTCTGTCTCAGAGAATGTTTCAGGTAAAGAAAGTGAAACAGAAGTGGCGATGCCTACATCTGACTCAATAGAAAAAGCTGAAATTATCTTTGCGGAATGCGTTAAAAATTCTACAAATATTGAAAGTAACTCTGATCTTATTGCTATTCTTGAAGGTGATGGAGAGGAAAATTCACCTATAATGAATGTTCCAAACATAGTAGAAATTGTAGATACATCAGAAAATTCCTCAGAAATAAAGGCAATTGAAAAGGAGATATCCCTAACAGAACAGAAAAGTTCACAACCTTCAACCCCCCAAGTTAGGGAAAAGAAGTTCTTTAAAAGCCGAGAGTCTAGAATACCCGATGTTTCAAAAGAAAAGGCCAAAGAGAGTGCATCTAAAGTAAAAACAAGTTCGATTAATATGACACCTAAAGCAAGGGTGTTGGCTGGTAAAAATGAGGATCCactaaaaaataatatatttgacATTGAGAGTACATCAGTTCTGAAGACACTCCCTAAAAGCGgagaatcaaaaaaaaattctgtgcaAGATCAAGGAAAAGGAAAAAGTTCAG GAACTGTGGTGGAAGTAGAGCCCCAATTGAAACCAGCCATGGTTCTGAAAACATACACCAGAAAGCGAAAGTCCAACGATGTCGCCACACCAGAGCCTCCTAAAAAGGCTCTTGTGGTGTCCACCCCTTCAACTCAAGCGGAGGCTAAGATTGACTGTGTTACTCCCGCGCCTTCAAATGTTTACGTGACCAAGAGTTCTAGAGTGATCAAGCGGAAAGTCATCTGGGATCCTGATGAGGCAATGCCGTCTGTAAGAAGTCAGTCGAAGATTCTCAGCAAGATTGAAACATCGGCCAag ACAACTCCCACGATAAAAACAGCAGCGATCCAGAAACAGACACCTTTGAAGATCGCTGAAAAGAAGATGCCAGAGAAAGAGAAACAGCCAGAGCCGTCCAAAGCCGTCGCAAAAACAGTTGAtaaaaaaataaccaaaaacacccaggatgaaaaGGAAAGGAAAATAATTGTGGAAAAGCCAACTGTAAAGAAACCAGAGAAGCTAGAAGGAGTAAAGAAAACCGCGGTCAAGCCCCCAGAACCGGAGAAAATAACCCCACAAACTAAAGTTGTAATCACATCTTCCTTGAAGATCTCTCCTGCTAGGACTCCAAAG AAATCCACCAAAAGATTGACTGAAATCGACAAGCTTCTCATGGATGAAGGAGCCGTGAACATGCTTTATGACATAAACAATTCCGATGACCAAAAGAGAAGAGTGAGCGGGAGGACAAGTTCAACACCGACAGATAAAGCTCAAAGTCAGAAAGAACTTCTCGATCGAACACTGGAGGTCAAAAACGAATTAACGCAAGGCACAAGCACCGTTTCGTCTACGCCAAAAACTTTACGCAAAAAAGAAGTCGTTCCTTCGGTAAAGAAAGATAAGGaaatgaaggaacctcaaactaCCGCTTCAAGGAAAATGTCGAAGGACTCTACAAAGAGTTCTACCCACAGTCCACCACCGTCGCCGGCCGCTTTCACGCCTGCTGAAGCTTCCAGAATCATCAGAAGGCATTCCAGCAGTTCATTCTCGAGTAACGATGGTTTGGCGCAAGATCAGTCTGTGGACACCACTGAGAAGGAAAAAGAAAAACCGAGTAAAAAGAGAGAAGTTCCTGTTGAACAGCCTAGTGAAACTGTTGATGATGTAAACACGCAAGAAGAGCAGAATAAGGGCAAAGTAGCCAAGAAGAGAGCACCATTCCCTCCAGAAGCTCAAccgagaaaaaaaatgaagaggGATGAAGCAGTCGTTGCGAATGGAGAACCATCAAAGCCTACCGAAATAGTAATCAAGTCGGAACCTGGTATTATTACTGGTGCGCTGAAGACCGATCCTACAAAGGCTTTCACCGTCATAAAAATGAACAAACACTACATGATCAACCTCACGTATTTCGGAGGAGAAAACTATTTGAGTGTACAG CTGTTGCGAGATTTGGTCGTGACCCTCAGAGAGCTCGAACGAACCAGAAATTGCAGCGTTGTCTCGATCAATTCTCAAGGCCCCGCTTTCTGTTTGGGAATCGACTACAAGGAATTGGTGGAATCCGACGAGGAGTTGAGACACAAGAAAATATTAGAAATGTCGAACGCTGTGCG GGATTTGTTAAAGTGCCTTCTAAATTTCTCCAAGATCATCGTGGCTGGCGTAAAAGGCGATTGCGTTGGATTGGGCGTAACCATGTTGCCGCTTTTTGACATGATAGTTGCAACTGACACTGCCAGTTTTTCTACACCTTACGCCAAAGTGGGATGTCCTCCAGAGGCGGGATTTCTCCTATCGATACCATATCAGTCAAATCATGGTTTG gcgTCCGAATTATTATACACGGCACAAAGAATGAATGCAGATGAGGCCCAAAGACGAGGTTTGGTCACAAAGTTATTCTGGCCCGAAAAGTTCGACTCTGAGTTCAGAGGGTTGTTAACACATATCTCTAATTTATCCAAACCT gcaTTGATGGTGACAAAAAGGCAACTGCGGCAGGCCCATCAAAAGACTGCAGAAACGGGAATTACAAGTAACTGCAAATTACTGATGAAATATTGGGGCGTTGAGGAGTGTCAAAAAGGTTTTTTGAACTATAATGCGCTCACATTTGATATAGATCACTAA
- the LOC123307363 gene encoding lipase 1-like produces MHGLLGHSDQFLFNNHENGSLALYLANEGFDVWLGNTRGSISGERHVQLDRSSHSFWNFSNHEMGVYDLPALVDYILEKTGNKNLQYVGYSQGVRIFLIMASMRPEYQQKISLASVIGPSGFLENLDSWWLKPLGLWTQPILRFCTYINIHVLPPELLNMGHTTVFFCQNILTSELCFKIYKSMVGDSGEITSDSLSLLAKYTYHVPTKQLSHYGQTIVSGHFRPWDYGPSGNVEAYGQETPPDYDIENVTVPLAVYYSLGDAFANYKVEIYWIWHRKNKFIQKIQILPKYTGKLWGYFYK; encoded by the exons ATGCACGGATTATTAGGACACTCTGaccaatttttgttcaacaatcatgagaatggaAGTTTGGCTCTGTACTTGGCGAATGAAGGTTTTGACGTGTGGTTAGGAAACACCAGAGGATCCATAAGCGGTGAAAGACATGTGCAGCTTGATCGTTCTAGCCATAGTTTCTGGAATTTCAG TAACCACGAAATGGGTGTGTACGATCTACCAGCTCTGGTCGACTACATTCTCGAAAAAACCggaaataaaaatttgcaatatGTCGGATACTCACAAGGAGTGAGAATATTCTTGATAATGGCTTCTATGCGGCCAGAATATCAACAAAAAATTTCCCTGGCCTCCGTCATAGGTCCCAGTGGATTTCTCGAAAATCTTGATAGTTGGTGGCTAAAACCATTGGGTCTTTGGACTCAACCAATATTG CGTTTCTGTACCTACATCAATATACATGTTTTGCCTCCAGAATTACTGAATATGGGACATACAACAGTTTTTTTCTGCCAGAACATACTGACAAGTGAACTATGCTTCAAAATATACAAAAGTATGGTTGGTGATTCTGGTGAAATTACCTCA GACAGCCTGTCCCTGTTGGCAAAATACACTTACCACGTACCGACTAAACAATTGTCTCATTATGGACAAACAATAGTGTCAG GTCATTTCCGTCCTTGGGATTATGGACCATCGGGAAATGTAGAAGCTTATGGACAAGAAACGCCTCCGGATTATGACATTGAGAATGTGACTGTTCCTTTAGCAGTATATTACAGTTTGGGAGACGCCTTCGCTAATTACAAGGTAGAAATTTATTGGATCTGGCATAGGAAAAATAAGTTTATacagaaaattcaaatattgccGAAATACACTGGAAAATTATGGGGATATTTCTATAAATAG
- the LOC123312015 gene encoding lipase 1-like codes for MKADFSTFLIFCIGAATFVGQGINTFFPSIDLTTEELIRSYGYPVEIHDIATEDGYILSMLRIPSGKNSNRTNSKPILLMHGLTGQAENFVLNVMNNASLAFHLADNDYDVWLGNSRGNTYGRRHKYLTIDSGKFWNFSFHEIGYYDIPAKIDHILGITGHDQLEYVGHSQGGIVFFIMSSLRPQYQQKIKLASLLGPGGYENHFTNPWLLPFTLVPDELYALSQNIKVYEFPPREIFMVLPMICQNKMFRDICVMTNYLLFGNSGEFNEEMMPYVAKQVSSVSVKQLLHFAQIIASGHFRPWDYGLEENKVIYGRDAPSDYNISSISVPTAMYYSLGDNLADYKDVENMCGALQNCVRKFLMPNKKWNHVDFLFSKTAKKELYDPLIEFSEQYDS; via the exons GAGGAACTAATTCGAAGCTATGGTTATCCCGTTGAGATTCACGATATAGCTACAGAAGACGGTTACATACTCAGCATGCTGCGTATACCAAGTGGTAAAAACAGCAATCGCACCAACAGTAAACCAATCTTACTCATGCACGGCTTGACTGGACAGGCTGAGAATTTTGTACTGAACGTGATGAACAATGCCAGTTTGGCGTTTCATTTGGCGGACAATGATTATGACGTGTGGTTAGGAAACAGTAGAGGAAACACTTACGGAAGAAGACACAAATACTTGACTATCGACAGTGGAAAATTCTGGAATTTCAG TTTCCATGAAATCGGATACTACGATATACCAGCCAAAATCGACCATATACTGGGCATAACAGGACATGACCAGCTTGAATACGTCGGACACTCCCAAGGTGGAATAGTATTTTTCATCATGTCCTCCCTGAGACCACAATATCAACAAAAGATCAAGCTGGCCTCTCTTTTGGGTCCAGGAGGATACGAAAACCATTTCACCAACCCATGGCTCCTCCCTTTCACCTTAGTACCGGACGAATTATAC GCACTCTCGCAAAACATCAAGGTGTACGAATTTCCTCCCAGGGAAATTTTCATGGTTTTGCCCATGATTTGCCAGAACAAGATGTTTCGCGATATTTGTGTGATGACGAATTATTTACTTTTTGGGAATTCTGGAGAATTCAATGAG GAAATGATGCCCTATGTAGCTAAACAAGTATCCAGCGTCTCAGTCAAACAGCTTCTTCATTTCGCACAAATTATAGCTTCTG GGCACTTTAGACCTTGGGACTACGGCCTTGAAGAAAATAAAGTTATTTATGGACGTGATGCACCTTCTGACTACAACATCTCTAGTATCAGTGTACCTACAGCAATGTACTACAGTTTAGGAGACAATTTGGCAGACTACAAG GACGTTGAAAACATGTGTGGAGCCTTGCAAAACTGCGTAAGGAAATTCCTCATGCCGAACAAAAAATGGAATCATGTAGACTTCCTTTTCTCGAAAACAGCAAAGAAAGAACTCTATGATCCCCTCATTGAATTCTCTGAACAATATGACTCATGA